The Eleginops maclovinus isolate JMC-PN-2008 ecotype Puerto Natales chromosome 6, JC_Emac_rtc_rv5, whole genome shotgun sequence DNA segment ttatttgagcagtttttctttaaatgaatacTAACCTACATAAACTCAGTTAATGTTGACAGTGCTTTATTGATAAATAACCTGAAATGATAAAGTAATCAAATGCCTTACAGTTCCTTAAACTTTGTAAAACCTGAAACCTGATTGATTTATTCTTTACTTGATGATAACAGTGCTTTATCAGCCCTGCAGTGGAGAAATACAAGATGACACGTAATCGACTTCATACAATGAGAAAACACTAACCACTAGCGTAAACATCCAGAAACTCTCTGGAGAACAGGCCAAAAAAACTGCTGTTATTTTCAATTGTTGTTGCCACTTAACCTTGTGCATAATAGATGTGAGTTTCCTGGTTTAATTGCATTACTGACATATCGCTCAGTGATGGGAGTGAATAAGTAATGACGACTGTCAGTAAATGGATCCTATGTTCATTGGAAGAGAAACGTTCCATTATGTGTAAAACAATCTAGTTCAACATCAGATATTTGTTGTCTAAGGTTCTGACATTAGTCACATTAAacatactgtaatgtttttaattcgtgttaaaatgttcaaaatgctgattttcaCTTCACAGGTCAGTTGTTGAGAGTggctttggttttattatttcagagtAAATCTTCaaattaattaatcatttaatttaaagaaagctGGCaaagctaaccctaaccctttttaaATAATCGATTGAGAGTTAAgaactttattttatataaaaagaagTCCCCAATTTTCTGGTTTtatcttctaaaatgtaaatatttctggtgtttcttttattataaaaaaatgagCACTTTAAGAACCTAATTTTGGGCTCTAGggaaactgatttttttttgtccggAGATTTTAAAAGCCTTATAAGAGATTATAGTTTGCGCTGTAGTTCAGAGAAAGACCGACTTGATCTTCAACGATTCGTCAGGCTGCCAACAGAAAATGTCCCCTGCCATCTAAATCCGATTCATCTGAACGCTGCCCTTTGCAGTGTTTGGGTGCCAGTGTCTGTGAGAAACATGGCTTCACTTGTCTGTTTATTTAAGTGAAAACTTATGTCCGCTATGTTTTGAAACAGGCCTTTGGCAATGCTAAGACAGCAGAGAATAACAACTCCAGCCGCTTTGGGAAGTTCATCCAGCTCAACTATCTGGAGAGTGGTGTCATCAGAGGGTACGTTTTCAAATTTATCTCACCTAGCTTCAGTAGTGAATCTCCGAGGCTTCTGCAGAACAgatgatttatttgtttggtttgttattCTTCCTTTGTCATAATGGTACAGTGTTGGTAACAAAAGCAAGGCTTCGAAGGTTTGTTGACATTCTCTTGTCTTCTCTTGCAGGGCAGTTATCGAGAAGTACCTTCTAGAAAAGTGTCGCCTGGTGTCCCGAGATCCAAGGGAGAGGTATATTCAAAAAGCACAGGAAGCACTCCTGATTaaccatgcttttttttttaacctgtacCGACATCCCTTAGATTATCACAAAATTGTACCTGGACTTTGAACCTTCTAACTGAAAGCAGACAACACCAAAAACGTTTCTGTTCAGTGAAATGTTGTGTCAATAACAGAGCATTTGTGCTGGGTGACCTCTGACCCGCAGGAACTACCACGTGTTTTATTACCTGCTGGTGGGCGCGTcgaaagaagagaaagaggagttTCATCTGTTAGAGCCGCAGGATTATCTCTACCTCAAGCAGGTACCTTTGATCCACACACTTTAgtgcagcagagacagagacaggggTTTAGAGTAAAGTATGACAGGATGTGTCATGCACTGTTATGAAACGCAGCTAAACCACCGGTAGTTTTCTAGCAACAATTGCACAATATCTAGAAACTTCTCAGCAGTAAACCTTAGAGTGTCAGTGCTGACTCTGCTTTGGATTAACAGACACTCGCATGACTGTAAAACTGCACATTCACTACATTATAGAGCAACTGCTTTCACTCACAATCATTTTATTATGTTGAGAGTGTTAATCCTGCTGATTCCTTTGCCTATTTAGTGCTGTTTGGTTTTCATAAATATGCTTTTGTTTCACTAATCCCGGTGTGGATTTAAAACATCCGTACACCATCTGAAAAGGCTGTTTTCTTTCTGGTTTCAAGTACTCTCGTGCATTATGAATTAGTTGACAAAGCAACATGGACAAACTtccagaaatgtttttcatagctCTTGATTTATGATTTATGGCTTTCCATCTACAGCGTCAGCTTTTTGTCATAACTAACTACTTCACGTCTCTTTGTTATCGTTTGCTCAGACttggaaaataaattgataAAGCCTGGTTACCTCAATTGTCAGTCAATAAATTCAACTTACAGAATTGTTTATTGCTGATTATGcaaaataactcaaattaaactcccaacattaaaaaaaaacctaatttatttgcttttaaaacGTATTTTACAGGTGTGAAACAACTTGAAAATTCATTATAGTCGAGTTAATTAAATTGGAGGAAATGTTTGACTCTAGAGAATTGGATAAAACCTGAAATATTAacatgaaaatgtattattttggatacaataatacaaaaagcaAAGAGATTATTCTGTTAACTGTGTTTCTATATTACTGATTTTGTTAAGTATTGTTCATTTGTGGTTATGCTGAATATTTACCCCGTCTTTCTATCCGTATCCCATATGATTGTTCCTCAGGATGATCTCCATTTGGATGATAAGGAGAAACTTGGGCATGAGTACAAGAGGCTCCATCAAGCTATGGAGATGGTTGGCTTCCTGGGCTCCACCAAGAAACAGTGAGTAGGATTTTGATGATGAGCAACACAACTGGTATGCTGCCGGTCTActgacatttgaataaaaagccAACCAAATATAACTGGAACCGTGTAAAATGTGTCTGCAAAAcactttgttaaaaataaattatagttattagttttagttttttttataaatcacttttaagataaaacaacaaaacaagttaatCTTAAGttcaattcaaataaatataaaaaaacaaataataacaaatacatcgataaagaaatgtaactttaaaaaaagattaaaactaataatgataataataataaggccTTGGATTTTACCAACGTATAATTAAAAGTCCTTGAGAACAGCAAGGTTTTGAATCTGGATTAAAGAATTGCAATGGTTTACGTTTCCTCGGTAGTTGGTTACACTGCTGAGCTGCTTGATGACTAAAAGCTGCTTCCCCTTCTTATCAAAGACACAACAGCACATGCCGGAGGCTTTCGCCTGTCTGAGAAACGTATATCATTACAGTAAAGTCTTCCCACTGGGACCTCTGAAATGGTGAAGAGAGCTAGGAATTACAGAAATATTTGAAAGACAAATATTTGCTGTATGAGGTCCAACAACACTGCCGCTCAACAGTGTTTACAGTGTTCACAGTGAGAGAGCTCTACCAATCTAATAATGATGTAGGTAGGTGGAGTAATTCACTCTTTGACTTGTAGAGTTTCCACAATCTGTGCTGATGTCAGGAACAGGTCAGAGCTTGTCAAGCAGCTGAAAAATGCAGCAAGTATTTCAAAAAGCGCCTGACAGCCTCGGGACACGGCGTACACATAAAAGCATGGCGGTACAGTTTGTAATGTGTTCAGGTGCATCCAGCAGGTGAATAACTACACTCTAACACAGCAATGCGCAGTGAGATAAGTCAAAAACTACAGACAAAGAGAATTTGTAATTAAAAGTGGTATGTTTCCATACGAGAGCTTCATACATTCCTTAGCACCTCCAGCGAAGTCACATAGATACCGTGGAGACTTCCTTAAGAAAAGTAATGTCcacaaaaataactttaaatattctGTAAAGTCATATTTTCGTTACATTTACTGAATGTCACACTAACTCTCTGTCTCTTGACatgcatgtttgtatgtttgttgcACTAAGGAGGCATGCAATCTCCAACCAAACTGGGGGAAACGTAGTATGTGACTGGACCATGAATGCTCAATGGGCTTAATTGTGGCCAAATTGTTACAGGGATAGTCAGAAGCAGTGTATTGTTGCTTTGTTAAACAGACCAGACCCATGACATCCCGTGACAATCCGGATCATGCAAGAGGCCTCAAATGTTGCTCTTACATAAGGGAGAGTAACAGTTACTTCCTGCTTCAGCCTACGGACCGTGGCCGTGAATCACAGGAGGAGCTTTGTTTTGCATATAGGGTCGAAACTGATGCTCACTTTGTTGATCTGCAGGATTTATTAACGGACTGACAGAAACCTGAACCGTCCATTACTACCACTTTACTGTTCCTCTCTGCGCTGAAGGAATCCATCGTCACTTTCTCTCTCGCGCACTAGAACACTTAACTACTCTTGTAAAATATGCAGCAAACTGTGTCAACACCTCACaagtcaaaacaaatacacaggaaaacagaaatgtaaacagaTATAAAAGCAGCACTGTATTTTCGAGCTTCAAATATCTCAAGTGAGGCTTTCAGGGTCGAGGTATATGTTAAAAAGGATTTTGTGACTGAAAATGCACAGCAAGTAAAATCCATATCATGATCCATCTGTTTGTGTGCCATTTTTTTCTACTGTGCAGCATTTTTTCCATCCTCTCTGCCATCCTGCACCTGGGAAATGTGACGTACACACAGTCAGAGGACGCTGAAGTCCTGGAGGTCGGACCGCCAGATGTTTTGACCACACTGTCTGACCTGCTCAAAGTACGTTCACTGAAGGGAAACGGTGGATTTTGTATTCTGTGTGCTAAACTCAGCATCTGGATTGATTATCTAAAGGGTTTGGTTTACTTTTTATAAGGCTGCCTGATGTGGAAAAAATTACTTTAGGCTAATATTTTATTTGCGGTGTGAGTAACGATATTGGACGGATTGATGATTTTTGCATCTCATTCTCATCGAAAGATCTATTTAAAATGAACTCCGTATAGCACTAGTCCATCTGgcaatattataattattgcaACCCCCATTTTTCTAGTGCTCAAATTCAAATACTTGGGATGAAATCACTGTCAATTCAGAGCAACTCCTACAGATTAAATGCGTCACCGCTACGCCTAAAATTAGCTCTCTGTATTGTTGTTTCTGTAAACATGTTTCAACCTGTTCTGTTGATGAAGGGCAGACATAAAACGTAATTTAATTTGGTATGAATATTGTGTAACAGTGTTGTGGAAACCTCTGTATATCTGTTTTTTCCAGGTGAAAAAGGAGCTTCTGGTGAAGACTTTGACCAAGAGGAGAGAAGTGACCGCGACAGAGATCGTAGATTCACCGTACACACTACAAGAGGTACAGAGTGAAGACAAAGTTGACTTATCAAATGCTTAAATACAATATGGACAGGTTTGATTTTGATCTGTATTTCTTTTGAGTTGAAGCAGTAATTTGCTTTGTGTGCTGTCTCTGAAACATTAGGCCTGCACAATGCGGGACTCCATGGCTAAGTGTTTATATAGCGCTCTGTTCGACTGGATCCTCCTTCACATCAACCACGCAATGCTCAACCGACGAGACATGGAGGAGTCCGTCTCTGTAAGTCACACCGCCAGAAACTATAACACTAAGAAATGCAGGCAGctgacattttttgtcaaatggAGAGAgggtaaacattttttaatgatccTCCTAACCTGCCTATTGGAACATTTATGTGAtatattgaaatacaaaaaagtataATCAATTGAATAGAAAGGAATGATCTTTGTTGTCACTAAAATTGGGAAAAACGAAATTAGTCAAATTATATGTTTATGGTATTTTCTACTGCAAGTTTAGAAGTACATTGCTGTGAAACAAGTAATTATATAAGCATATAAAATGCATACATTGGTTAAGCAGTGGCATTAACAGTCCCATACGCAGACCTTACTGACCTAGTGCAGTAGTTAATTACACTGTGTTGTAGTATGCATGTTGTTtatgaattgttttgtttgttgctttCAGTGTTTGTCCATCGGTGTCCTGGATATGTTTGGATTTGAGAACCTCAAGACAAACAGCTTTGAGCAGCTGTGCATCAACTACACTAATGAGAGACTGCAGTGTTACATCAACGAGCACATCTTCAAGCTCAAGCAGGTATGTGTTTAATGAGTGGTTCGTATTCATTCTTTATTTGGACTTGCAATGAGTGAATAATGAATTCATAGCCTGTGAGTTACCACTGACACTGGGAAAGtcttaaaacatttgcattgtcTCACAGACAGATATACTAAAGAGTTCTGCACTATAACGccatttttaaagtgttcttTGTgctttcctggatttatttttaatccatTTGGCATTAAGGAGACTTAAAACTTGCAGCCACTGTATGTACTGTTTGACTGTTACTAATATATTACTTCATCAGTGCCACAGAGACAAATTAATTGACTTCCTCTGAGTAACATAATTATGTATTTGTGATTGAATTATCTTCCAGGCGGATTATGTGTCAGAGGGCATCACCTGGACAAATGTCGACTACACGGACCACAGTGGCTGCAGTCAGCTGATCAGTCAGAAGTCGACAGGACTCTTTGACCTGCTGGATATTGAGAGCAGGTAGGTGAACCTGGCTTGTAACATTAAGTGTTATGATTTCTAATACTAAGCATAtagtaatattataataaatgtatcgACAAAGTGGTTTGTCAGGCTAGCCTTAGTGGGAACCTTTAACAAAAGCTCCCAGGATAAATAGAGGTATAGTTTGTTTCGTGAACAGCAAGTTACAAACCCTTTCCTCCAATTGTTCTGTGTCAGCTATTCAATCCCtatagatactgtatatatctagCTTTTGGATTTCATCTTCCGAAAGTCATGCCCAAGgtacaaaactaaaatatttccTGGGTTTCCTGAACACctaaaatgctgagtcattttTAAGCTAGTTTTCCAGGCAAGTCACAACTAACAGGGACTAACTAGAACAATGACTGCATATACCTATATTTTCTATGTCAATATGCCTTAGTAAACAAACAGCATGCATCAAGATAATATCGGACAAACATCAGGCCAGTTCAAGCAAAGCATCatctaaaatctaaaatcaTTTGTAGCTTTGTCCTTTGAGAACGACATGTCTGTAATCCTGATCCAAGAGTCTTCCAAATACTTTATTTGGCTTCAGATGTAGGAGAATTTTctcaacaaataaaagaataactTATATATGATAAACATCATTTCAGCATGTTCTTTTTCATCAGTTGACAATTTCTATTGCTTGTGACCTACGGTTTTCACCCAAATCACATTTATTGTCATTCCCACATACCATACTGTGTTTTGATATTGATAGTCTGTCCTTCTTTGTGTTCGTCTTCAGCCTCCCCGAAGCCACAGATGAAACCCTGCTGGACAAGTTGAAGCAGCAGCATCATCACAACCCATTCTTTGAACCCACCTCAAATACAGAGCCAACTTTTGTCATTCAGCACTTTGCTGGGAGGGTTACATATCACATCAAGGTGGAGTatatttcccacaatgcaaacATCTACATACCACAGAGTTAATATAAAAGCAGTTCAGTAAGTGTCCACTGTGAGAGTGGGGGTCTGCAGTAGCCTTCACAGATAAGCCACCGTGGGAAAAACCTGGAAAATATTTGAACTAAGTGAATGATTAATGCTGCACCCTTCACAAGAAGCCTGTTGTTGCACTATGACATGTAAAGTTCAATACATGTCATGAATGTGGAGCTCCCTTTCGTGCGACTACAGCCAGAATTAAGGAATAACACCACGTTGATCGtgatttttcttcctcttcaggATTTCCgacataaaaacacagagcaCATGCGCCCTGAAGTCGTATCACTTCTACGGAGCAGCGAGAAGGCGTTCATTCATCACTTGGTCGCATCCAGTCCAGAAGCTCTTTTCAGATGGGGGGTGTTGCGAGCCACCATCCGCATCCTCACAATTTTCAAGCAATTGGGACGCAAGCGGGCAGAATCACGTGGGTAACTTTAGTTTCATATGGAGCCACATTATCATTTCAGACCCATCTGTCCTCCActtgattcatgttttttttactcttctTTGAGTGACGTTGTGGTGATCTATATCTACTGACTTGTTGTATTGTCTCTATAGTATCTGCCAAGCGAGGCTCCCGCATAACCCTCCGAGAGATGAGACAGAGCACCACTGCTGTGAGCAGGCTGTCCAGGTAAATTTACTACAATGATTCACTAAAAAATGATTTTACCGCCTCTGACATGTCTCAGGTAGTTGGTTAGCTGAGCTTTATGAATCAAATAATGAAATCCTGTGcttgtcaaaaagaaaatatacacttaaaatctctctctctctctctctctcttctctctctctctctctctctctctctctctgtgacatTTTCAGCCACAGTCTGACTCTGGATTTCTCTTTTGACCGCTCTGATGAACATCCTCTTGATGTATTCGAAGACATCTTTGTGAATTTTGAGAAAAGAAAGTAAGTGGACATATGGCTTTAGTTTAGACAGACTCCACACACATTATTTCCAAAGCTGGTTGTGGTATCGAgctgtattttgtgtgttttttctgcaggaagATTCGAACCGGTCGCCAGAAGCAGCTCATTCCAAAGGTACAGTTTTAACGAGAAGTGCAGCGTTAGCgttttgattcattttaaaagcagcactTCTACAGAGACATTTGTGAgggatttttttgtttgacaCCTTATGCATCTACCTGTGTGTTTATCAATCTATCATCTATGTCAAAAGCTCACTACTTTATCATGTCTCTTTTAACAGAACCTCATGGATTTGAACTCCCTCCGACATATTGTTGGTGTCACCGCACATGACAGAACCAGCAAATATATTTTCCACCCTCACCGTAAGACAAAGCCTCCGACAGTCGCTGCTCAGTTTCAGGTTCGTACCTCTGCTGACTGAtattcctgccctgtgtcatAAACTTAAAATCATGAGAGAATGTGAGGAACAGGAATGCAGTAGGGAATATTGCTTGTAATTTGGATAAAACCAAAGCACTATGAACAAATCTTAATCAGCAGGAAAACAATATAATAGCTTTTGCACAAATTCTATTCCTTAAATAAAAGGAACAATTTCATCGAACCTTCAAGCTATGGATTAAATACCTTTATACATCATTTGACATTGGAGAAAAAATTGGACACCACTgatattctatttaattttgGACTATTGACACCATAtcatatttattccatattttaagTGCACACtcagagaaaaagtaaaaacaaagaaagcttTATTTACCATTAGATAATTAACTACCAAAGACATCAACTCACCTGACAGcactttataaaaacacaattattagGAAACCTGGAAAGAAAATAGGAATATTTttgctattatttattttcgtatttctaatattttttgttgctatATTTTGTATTCTATCTTTTTGTACCTCAACATTTTTGCttcatttagaaataataatattaataataagaataagaattcagttatttatatttacatgaaaGCGTTTATTGAATCAACTCAGTTTGATTAATAAACTGTACAGTATCTACAATTTtcttcattacatttcaaactgtatttcatttaaaggcCATTAGTATAGTTTTAAAACTCCACACTCTTCCCTCTATCTTAAAACAAATTCTGTTTTATTATCTACTATGACCACCCACCAAATCACCACTCTCTGCACTTGTATCTACCAGGCGTCCCTCGGAAAGCTGATGGACACAATTGAAAAGGCTGAGCCgttctttattttctgtgttcgcTCCAACGCTGAAGAGGTATCTGTCACTCTGAAATATCCTCCTAAATGTAAATGCAGTCCTACACATGTACTGTAAGGCACAGTTCATAACTTGggaacatgttttgtgtttgcagaagGAGCTGCACTTTGATGAAGAGCTTGTTCTGAAGCAAATCAGGTACATCGGCATACTGCGGATGGTTCAAATTCAGAAATCTGGCTTCAGCGCCAATTACACGTTCAAGGTGGGAAATCATTTTCTTAATGATGTCgaacattatatatattcaaGCTATTTTTAATGACAAGGAACTCACTGCCGTACCTATCATTGACGAGAAAGTACATTTGCATTTCTGATTATGTTTTGTCCCGGTTGACAGGAATTTGACGAAAAGTTCAGGATGTTGCTTCCAAAAGGAGCTACTGCAACATCAGAGAAAATAACTGAGCTGTTTGAGAGGATGCAGCTCGACAAGACCAGCTATCAAATAGGAAAAACCAAGGTAAACATTCTTGGTTATGCCTTACATTTATTCTGATAGTAAAACCACAGGATGAAAGTGATGGTGGAAACTGACATCACACTGAGCTCACCCATAAGCACTGTTTCTACCTGcctttatgttgttgttttttaaatttttaatgAAGAACTAACAGTTGACTTTCAGGAATTTCCTGAACATCAAGATCTCTCTTACGGTAAACTGTTTCTTAACCCTCAAATGGTTTCCGTATCATAGTGAATACACTCATTTGACAGAGTGTGTCCATGTCTTACAGGTGTGTTTAAGCAAAATATGGACGTTTAAATGTTCCCGTTGTTTTCAAAAGGTGTTTGTTTCTCACTCATCTACCCAGGTGTTCCtcaaggagaaggagaggcaaCTGCTCCAAGACACTTACAACAAAGAAGTGATGCGTCACATCATCGTCCTGCAGCGCTGGTTCAGGGCCTGTCTGATGAGGTCACactttctgcaaaaaaaagatgCCACTCGGATTATACAGGTACCGTTTAAAGTGTAAAATTgaagtgctccaacacattgtacttggtAGGCTGAGGGGTggtgtggtggaaacttctgaagcaatggagacgaaactcagagagacacaggagagctggaactttgatggcaaacactgaaggtttattatgaagttgcatgtctgctgcagccacaagttgacagagcggttgcccgaccaattctgaagatctctactacaatacgaggtttGAACTAGTTCCGAATGGACAATGAACATCCTTCAGTCGCTAggctaaacaaatatggaccctgaatccaACTAAAGCTGTTGTTCATGGGAAAAGAATGTAcgtcagggaacctacgttAAGAGggggcttctagatgtccctgaacaataaaatatctcatgtcagcttgtgctcggtcagaaactggcatcaacaatgtgcccaagctgcccctccttatgggagattacagcaaccccaaggccaaaggactatgccatgggaacgcagacaaggaaggagaaaatgatgaagtaTGTCAAAGGTTATGCACCTAAGCAAAACATTCCCTAACatgcgggacatctctaagcagttgaccaatcacaacagagctggccagctaaccaatcagagcattCTTGactctggtttcggacagaagtgctgtagcacaggcagtatgagaaaaataaagagctttttgaacattaaagcatgtaaacatgtcccagtagaggcactaaatataaatatgaagcttCTGTCCTTTTAGTTGTTTtcgtttgttttttctgctccAGCCAAAAATATATACCCAAAGtctcaaatacaaataaagacacagGAGAATAAAGTCGATGATTTCTGATGTTTTCAGAGGAGCTGGCGTGAGTTTTACGAGAACCAAAACCGAGCTGCTTCAGTGATCCAGACAGCGTGGAGAACTTCCCTGAAGAAGCACCATCATGAGACAGAGGGCGAGAATACACCCGAAAATCGTCTGGGACGAGAACGGTACAAACACCACTAAAACTACACTGCTTACATTGTAGCAGCTCCAGCTAGCAGAGGTTCACTGACTGTAAAGGATATTATTGAAGAGCCACAAAGGCAATGTCAATGTAAAAGCTAACTAAGTTAAATATTTTCAGCATTTCTGTTCTGTGATTTATTGCAACTGACAGGCCCacatacatactgatataccaATATATCTTGTATTGATTTTAGCTGCAAAGAATGGTTTGAAGCTTCAAACTAAAAGTTAAATTggtatacattaaaaaaagttgatGTTTATTAACAATACTAACAGGTTTATTCCGACGAATTTAAGACTGAGGGCTCTGTTGGAGGACTTTTTCGTTTTATTTTAAGGTgataaaatcacaaaatataAGAACGGTTTATCAAAGCATCatccaaaacatttcagtttattgTATCATCATCATTccagaaaataagaaagaaatacagatcATAAAGCACTAGCATTTACATACTATGGATATGTTGATTTAAGCCTAATTTAACGTTCCTTACATAACAGCTTGAAGAAGGAGTTAAAGAGGCAGGGGAAAGTGGAGCTGAGCCCCAGAAGGAACAACGACGGGTCCCGGAGTCGAGAGAGACGAGAGGGCAGAGGAACGCCTCCCCCTCTCGGCAgacccctctccctccccctggACGCTAAAGAACACAGAGATGACGGCTCTTCCGGCCCCTCAAGTAAGAGCAGCTCGCTCCAGCGCTACAAAGATATGGGGGGCATCAAGGAAAAGGCAGAaaagtggagagaaagaaagagcgACGGCGAACCCATGGATGACTCAAGTCCAGAAGTACGGCGCAAAGATGAGTTTCGGTCAGTATCATAAACCGTTGAAAAAGATGGAAATGAGCTAATAACTAAATCTGCCATAAATcatctttcctctttttaaGTTTATCGTATTTGTATGCATGATCCTTGTTTAATAGACACACATTTAACTTAATCATTCTTAACTCAACTCAATTAACATCGCCACAACAAGGTTCCTTTTTATCTATGTTTTTATCTTAGCGGTTATAGTTTCTCTCATAATGAGATGTTGACAATGATTTCTCTCAACTTTTATCCTGATGCTCTTCAAGTGTTTTATTAAGTGCCACAAGGGTCATGAAGCATTTCTATATCATTCTTTAACACAGGTTCAAAGGCAAGTCCATGTCTGTAGATGAACTGTCCAGGATCAGCACATCAGGCTCGGATAGCTCACCTTCTACCAATGAGGTAAACATTTGAGATATgttgttacatttacaaaaacactagaacattgaatgtattttactgtttgttgttgtcagtgtcctgtacaaaaataaaagtgttggcACTGGCTTTTTAACGTCCTGCagttacagtacagtatgtgtgctgtacgctgacaaacacaaaaatggaGGTTCCttacacatgaaaaaaaaaaaaggccctcAACTCATCACCTCTCCTGGCTCAATTAGGTCAAGGTGCGTTTCCGCAAGAAGCCCAAACGAAAGCGGCGCTTAGCCTATCCCCGCAGTGGTTTGATGCTTAACGCTGGGAGCTCCAAGGAGAGCGAGTACTGGAGCTATCCGCTGCCCCCAATCAGCCCTTTTCTGCCCATAATGAAGAA contains these protein-coding regions:
- the myo9b gene encoding unconventional myosin-IXb isoform X3 codes for the protein MSTTDGSGPPEHNGEARVVQIYPRLPRETSAYCPLQVSGGDTARAVIYNAVVTLGLDTSQTYSLLEVRKSSGEERLLDAGDHPLERVLLWPRRAQRWHPQSEGYYFILQKANNAGNELQSGGDDYDDLCNLQTLTEESVLEALHQRFYRLKIYTYASNILIAINPNKFLSLYYNPKFVTMYENQPLGKLSPHIFAIADVAFRAMLNRQANQCIVLSGESGSGKTESSSYLIHCLTALSQKTYSIGLERTILGAGPVLEAFGNAKTAENNNSSRFGKFIQLNYLESGVIRGAVIEKYLLEKCRLVSRDPRERNYHVFYYLLVGASKEEKEEFHLLEPQDYLYLKQDDLHLDDKEKLGHEYKRLHQAMEMVGFLGSTKKHIFSILSAILHLGNVTYTQSEDAEVLEVGPPDVLTTLSDLLKVKKELLVKTLTKRREVTATEIVDSPYTLQEACTMRDSMAKCLYSALFDWILLHINHAMLNRRDMEESVSCLSIGVLDMFGFENLKTNSFEQLCINYTNERLQCYINEHIFKLKQADYVSEGITWTNVDYTDHSGCSQLISQKSTGLFDLLDIESSLPEATDETLLDKLKQQHHHNPFFEPTSNTEPTFVIQHFAGRVTYHIKDFRHKNTEHMRPEVVSLLRSSEKAFIHHLVASSPEALFRWGVLRATIRILTIFKQLGRKRAESLSAKRGSRITLREMRQSTTAVSRLSSHSLTLDFSFDRSDEHPLDVFEDIFVNFEKRKKIRTGRQKQLIPKNLMDLNSLRHIVGVTAHDRTSKYIFHPHRKTKPPTVAAQFQASLGKLMDTIEKAEPFFIFCVRSNAEEKELHFDEELVLKQIRYIGILRMVQIQKSGFSANYTFKEFDEKFRMLLPKGATATSEKITELFERMQLDKTSYQIGKTKVFLKEKERQLLQDTYNKEVMRHIIVLQRWFRACLMRSHFLQKKDATRIIQRSWREFYENQNRAASVIQTAWRTSLKKHHHETEGENTPENRLGRERLKKELKRQGKVELSPRRNNDGSRSRERREGRGTPPPLGRPLSLPLDAKEHRDDGSSGPSSKSSSLQRYKDMGGIKEKAEKWRERKSDGEPMDDSSPEVRRKDEFRFKGKSMSVDELSRISTSGSDSSPSTNEVKVRFRKKPKRKRRLAYPRSGLMLNAGSSKESEYWSYPLPPISPFLPIMKNSASSVDVRPSETKVKIPSETDGSRFSLPPRSSNEDSDIHASNQSLLTTPERIWFLSRFLKKRAPKYPPGNESDKGVTLSSYTPNPYHRPNQSSEKIARNPTIRISRATRALQSNASLEREITNPKELRNLDEFLGNQVNDLQSRIKDLSAPENLFLTATMEFRETIKGMYSMQTPQIAYKDLMKGYQNKVNTLAGMKKKADASLVVNLFQSVLDGFIRGELKRVDSEPAKANKTTKKRRKNDKCPNSPLDHLFSTYQVNIMQSCDLCGSYIWGMEKAYMCSACKLICHKKCLDKIITDCSTRCARQDDSVPGSLHFGVQVCVLTNKTNPVPKVVELLLMHVELNGLYTEGIYRKSGSTCRARELHQILETDPEGPSLDNYPIHTITGLVKRWLRELPDPLMTFSLYNDFLHAVELPEKAERIRAVYQKVDELPPANYNTLERLIFHLVRVAKEEENNKMSPSSLAIVFAPCILRSPDTDDPFLGMKDVSKTTTCVEILISEQLRRYNEKMQNIQQLEYAEALAVNQLKLRRQNTVVEKPSELDVPDHIPSDEMERTLIDRIKSIKQEKVDLACRLPELEQDNSDNDNLDSSSSMSSESIEDRLGSLDSEGQ